The sequence gataataaaaattcagaaatcaatAGAGTGTAAAAGAGTATCTTTCAATAGGTTAAAAAGGGGTTTGAACCtgctgaaaaatgttaaaatattttagcaagaaGTGAACGTAACAGAATtcgtattatattattaatattattaattcgtattatattattaatattaatttgttgcTAAAGCTAATTCATAAATACTAATTCATTGCATAAACTTATATTAATTCATTGCAAAACCATCGCCACTAATTTTCgtgatttaaattgaaataattgggAAAAACACATTGGAATTATGAATCTGGCGAAGCATTGAGTAAAAGCGACATTTCATGAAAACAAACGGAGAGAgagatagttaaaaattatattcaaaaatcattagaattttgaGATACGATATTACAGAAGAAATGCAattgttttaattacataaaataccgatttttttaaaaattcagcatcCACATATTGACCATAACAttcatattttgtctttaaagagaaaaaaatgtgatttaaagattttgagaaataatgCAATATGTTTGACACGcattacttaaaagaaaaatattgatgcaaattgttcataaaaattatttttaaattaaaattaaattctttccaatttcttaaaattagaggAAAGAAGTATGACAATGAAAGgggttaagaaattatttaaaagataatcgtTTGGAATTTTAGatgttataaaaagatttttgggTAATATTAATTTGGAAGTTACACTGGAAATATTACAaacgtttatttaatttttaattaatcaaaattctattcaaaatttcaaaaaatccatGTTGAAAGTTTCAGTTTGTCAAAGAAtactaatgataaaaatttgttagCAATGGATTAAGAATCTCTTTTATAGTAGAgagatatatttatctttattagtagtacaAATAGAGATGTAGATAATGATTTAACTTgaattcattgcaaaatttgcgtaagataattctttttatataaaacgcttttttttttatcaaatttaatactacagtgaaaaaaaatccattataacTGTCGAAAATTATAGGCTAAATGCGAAAGTTCCGACCTCAAAACCTAAAGACTTGAGGTTCGAAACTCGATTCTAATAAAAGATCCGTCGTACATACTGCAATAGTATATACTAAACTCGATCCCATGGACCAATCGCCTACCCGTTCGAGAAGTGTGGTTATTTAGAGTGCGTTCGTCGTCATTTGACGGTTATTCAAAATGATGAGATTCGGCCGAAAATAATTCGTGTGTCAGTTTCAAACGAAACGctaataaaactagaaaaaatctTACGACTAATATATTTCCCTATAGTTGATTTagttgaaacatttaaatatatcaaaatttcgatCAATAGTTCGATTACACTTATATGCAAAATTTAGCAAACTTTTTGGATTTTTGTGCTATTTAGTTCATATATTCAAGgatgtaaattgatttttttcaattttttaaagtaaattctaaaaattcacgAAATGGTATTTTCGTTGAATTCAGTACCTTCGATATACCTAActtcaaataatagaaaatttggaTAATTGTggcaaacattaatattttatttgaggaggaattctttttcatttattaactaagattttcaaaataatagaatttatattggacatttatttcattttaaaggtaTTAATGGCGAACCTATATCATCGTAATAACAGGTGTCTTAACACAACAACGGCATCAGAAAATTGTGTACATAAACAGAAAATGTCGCTAATTTATccttaagagatttttttaattgcgcGAATCTCCACCTGTTTAACTCGAGCTATACTAATTGGAGGTGTTGCGAAAATGAATTACACAGCTGAATCAAAACGCTTTTCAAATTCTTCGAATGGCGTTGATTCATTCGTACCCGAGGCACTTCAaatgaatatgtttatttaattttagaaccaATTGCGTATTTTGAGGAGAAACGTGAAGCAAATAGACATCATAATTAAACGTAACACATCTTGCAGTTAGATAATGGGCGAGTTTGTATTATTATTGAGACATTAATGTCTTTAACCGCTCAACTGTTTTGACCGTATGCCATACGTGCattgatttatcgaattttgatagttgtaagcaaaaaataaaccattcataacgattataattcagtattgaaattacttcgaatacatagacaagtcaagtattcaatggatttcatggattcaaatcaaaataagaaaatattcccaaaatagaaggtttTGTAGGGGATTCGTATGAGTGAGAATAGAACCTAGAACCTTgcggttcgcagtccagtaacatgaccacaatacaaaagcaattgctcgtgaagcgtagctgttaactggcttataagctttcaccacagtgtcattttattagatagtaaagaaaataaaaaatgataaaggaaTAGCAATAGACTCAAATGACGAATGATATAATTCctatttaggtaaaaaaaaaaacaccctagTTTTCGGGATGCTTTGATAGCAGATTGGAGGTAAGATCCCATATACCGGGTGCAATCGCAAAATACCTAACATACACATGTTGACGGAAGTCTAATCTATTGGCATCAAGCTATATTGCTCCTGTGCATTGTAGAAATTTGTAGAAGGGAGAGCGAGTTCAGGTACCGTCCTTgacatttcaaatttaagattATCAGATTGATTCCGCAAAGTCTTCCAGTTACATCATTAAAAGAGAAGTTAATCTCTGtctaaactaaatatttaattttttgtttatagaaatattaaaaaaaaaatagttcaatcaaatatatttagaaagtttGTTAAAGGCATTCGACATGCACTTTGACACAAATTGCccctttatatttaaataataaatagaagcaGTTTTTTTAGGTGGCATCTAAACAAGAAGAATAAGAgacaacagaaaaataaatgtgttagCACTTATTACCTGAAATCGAGGTTCAACAATTCTAATGCTGGTTTTGGCAACATAGTTCTCTTCATTTCACGAATGGCGTTGTCTTTCAGATACAAATGCGTCAGCTTTTTGAAACTGGAAAATGCAAATGGATGAATAAAAGATATCAGGTTATTACTGAAGTTTATAtccatgatttttgaaatatctatttgcCCTAAATCTTCAATGCTGTCTAAATTAGCGTATATTACATCCAATCTCACCAATTTCTTCAAATTCCTAAAGATAGACCAGTCCCATCCATTCATGATAGTACAGTTATTTATCAGAAGAAATTGAAGATGATTTTCGAGGCCTTCAAAAGCCAGATCTGTGTCAGTCAAAGCCATAAGTGAGGTATCTTTGATCTCTAATTCGACGAACTTCAAGCCCTTGAAGGCATCAGAAGGTATGTAGTTAAAGATGGAATTCTGTATAACAAAGGAGTAGACATAACTCCTTCTAGTTAAGGAACTGGCAGCTTGCACTAAATCTAACTCGTTGTCCAGATTTGAACAAGTGATATAAGCATCTTCAGTTGCTGGCCAAGAGCAAGTACAAGGATGTATGTCCTCTGGAGGCGGGCACCCAGTGGTCAAAGCaatgaataaagttaaaataattacgTCAAGCATCTtgcttattgaaaatatgttttctgctgacaagttatttttttaacgttGCAGATAGCACTAGACGTTATCCTATGAATGAGTTTATCATAAAGAAAATTGTGCTTTCGGGAAAAGCTGATAAGAGAAATAAAACATCTGGTAATTTTCCAGCTAAGTTAtctaattgttttttgaaaacaaataacattGTACTGTGGAACAGTTTACAGtacttttttctgtaaattatacatttataatattatcgaGTTTCCGACATAAATATTGGTATGTCTGTGGCCTGTTTCAATGGGTtggataacattttaattttaaaaatttataactttaataaaattttgtcaatgaTTTGTAGAAATcatgattatttcaatatttcacattaatttattaaaggtaACACTGATATGTATAGATATATGCAGTCAATGTGTGTGCACAGATCATATTGCtttaagctaaatattttttttttactgaattatcaataaattctaaatatttatgtattaaagatcagattattgattatatatcatttatttttttattttagtaatttaaaagacTAATTCAACAAATCTTAATACGAATggttaaaattctcaaaatatgatTAAGCTTTAATGACGCAAAAGTAAGATTTGATTAATCTAGGTCAACAGATTAAAGTTTGCCAAAAGAGCATGAGATATATTGTAATAAcaggaatttcttttaattatccaTTCTTTCTTCATACTGAAaggaataaaactaaatttttatgttcttaaCAGTTATTAACATGTTTAGTTAACTGACTAGTTTTAACTTGAAGTTaactaataaaaatcaattagtAGTGAATTCACACAATTATATAAAGATGGGCAAATAACATTTCAATGAtgttgtgtccgcgttaccacggaaagagggtgcagtagcttctgagggtaaagacccctgagcaccccaAGGCAAAaatctgatttctagctcatatgaagatgaaactcacacattcggtTGCACAACCaatttttacaggggggcacattcacacgcctcccagatagaacacagatgaagaacaaccatgcccgaaccgggactcgaacccgggatacCCAGATTaaggggaaaacgcgctacccctatgcaaggacgctggtataacatttcaataatattttgtataataaaaatatgagtgATTGAATCCATTGACAGGAAGTGTCATATGATTCTAATTAAAGAGATTCGCTATCAGTTTAGATATCCATTTTAATAGCTCAAAATccaaaagttagttttaattctgtttcgtaaaattgataaattgattGGATTCAAACAAATATCCTTAATTGTTTATTGGCGTTACAACACAAATAATATAGAGCTGAAAAATCCTAAGAAACAAGTAGTTTTTGTATCTATGAAATACTATGTAAGCCAATTAAGTCTGTAAAGCCAACGGGGTGCTGAActagaaatttctaaataaaaatgcattttgtgatTTCTCGAATACATAAAGGATAAAAGacattattcatatttatgatgaggaatatttttgttttattttcatatcaatagAGTGCGATGCGTTAGTTTAGATAATTATTCTTAGGAAATCAATATTATAGTATGAATATTTAACTAATCTTCGTTTTTATAGAAGGGTCCAAAATTAGAAGACCCGATTtcatacaattcattttttttaaattttatgtcaatattGAGTTATTTTAGATAGTGATTTTTCCACAAACATAGAAGTTCAACTCGACAGAGACCATTTTGCGAAATATAAATATCCTTAATTAAATATGAtgtgcaaaaatttattaaacattttcaaaatagtttaaaaattttaatcatcttttaaacaatataaataatactgaagaatttaaaaatattttctcaaatatgtattaattacggaaaaaaaaacatttg comes from Argiope bruennichi chromosome 2, qqArgBrue1.1, whole genome shotgun sequence and encodes:
- the LOC129956900 gene encoding slit homolog 1 protein-like, which produces MLDVIILTLFIALTTGCPPPEDIHPCTCSWPATEDAYITCSNLDNELDLVQAASSLTRRSYVYSFVIQNSIFNYIPSDAFKGLKFVELEIKDTSLMALTDTDLAFEGLENHLQFLLINNCTIMNGWDWSIFRNLKKLVRLDVIYANLDSIEDLGQIDISKIMDINFSNNLISFIHPFAFSSFKKLTHLYLKDNAIREMKRTMLPKPALELLNLDFSGNEIEQFPTDMFVEMPQLESLSVANNKLLVLDEKVFAPVWETLQAFSAMNNDLRCDCRLAWILEKINPRTTRAICAQPPDLKGKFITELSSKDLWCYK